The nucleotide window TATTTGGCGCTCCCACCAAAAAAGGAGACGACGCTAGACGAGCGATCGCTTGTGCTATAGAGATGCAATTAGCGATGAAACCAGTGAACGAACAGATGAAACATTGGGGAATTCCCCCCTTAGAAATGGGAATTGGGATTCACTCTGGTGAGGTAGTTGTCGGGAATATTGGGTCAGAAAAGCGGACAAAATACGGGGTGATTGGGTCAGAAGTTAACCTGACTTATCGAATTGAATCTTACACAATTGGGGGGCAAATATTAATCTCTCAACAAGCGTTAGAAGAAGCCGGTAACGAGCTTGTAATGATTAGTTCAAAAAAAGAAGTCCATCCCAAAGGAGTAAAAACCCCAATTACTATTTATGAAGTTGAGGGAATTTCTGGGGACTATAGTATAGCTTTACCTCAAGAAGAAATCCTCTATTTTCCTCTTGACGAAAAACTTTCTATTCAATATCAAATTCTGTCAGGAAAGCACGTCGAAAATTTATTTAATCAAGGGAGTCTGGTTGAGTTGTCAGCTAATGGCGCGTTAATTCAAGTTAAAAATGAATCTAATCAAGTTCCTGAAGTGTTTACTAATATAAAGTTAAATTTACTGTTACCTGAAGACTCTTCCGACTTACAAGAAGATATTTATGCTAAAGTTTTAGATAAGCCCACTAATAAGGGGAGTTTCTACGTCCAATTTACCGCTAAACCTCCAGCAGTAGCAGCCAAATTAGACTCTATCTATCAATCTCTTTCATCTTCCTTATCCTTGTCCCCTAGCCATCAATAATCAGTCAATTACGATTAATTCCATGAAGTTACTTTTTTTAGGTTCAGGTTCAGCGTTTACCGTTGGGAGCAATAATTTTCAGTCTAATCTTCTTTTAATAACAGAAGACAATAAAAAACTTCTGATAGACTGCGGTTCAGATATTCGGTTTTCTCTTCACGAAATAGGATTATCTTATGCAGACATTACAGATATTTATATTAGTCATCTTCATTCCGATCATATTGGAGGGTTAGAATATATTGGTTTATGCAGTAAGTTTGATCCCCGATGTGAAAAACCTAATCTTTATGTAAGTAAAGACATTGTTAGCGATCTTTGGGATAGAAGTTTATCCGGCGGAATGCGTTTTGTAGAAGGCGATATTAAAAATTTAAATAGTTTTTTTGAAGTTTATCCTCTAAAAAATCGGGGTTATTTTGTCTGGGAAAATGTTAAATTTCATGTCGTGAAAGTTACCCATATTAATACGGGTTATTTTATTATGCCAACCTATGGCTTATTTTTTGAACTAAATAACACTAAAATTTTACTCACCACAGACACCCAATTATGTCTAGATATGTTGGAAGAGTATTACACCCAAGCTGATATTATTTTTCATGATTGTGAGACCTCAAAATTTCCCACCTCAGTTCATGCTCATTATCAAGAATTAATCTCTTTACCCCCATCTATTAAACAAAAAATGTGGCTTTATGGCTACCAACCGGGAGAATTACCGAATGCTGAAACCGATGGATTTTGTGGGTTTGTCAACAAAGGTCAAGTCTTTGAATTTTAAATCTGTCTCTGGAATCTATTTTTTTAGAGTGTTGTTCAATAATCAATAATACAAATACAGTTAAAATGAGGATAATATTATGAGCGAATTGAATACTTATGAGCAAGACTTTTATCAATGGACGATAGAACAGGCCAAAGCAATAAATGAGCGCAACTGGAATAGTCTGGATAGGGAAAATTTGAAAGAGGAGATAGAAGCATTGGGACGTAGTGAATATAATGCAGTAGTAAGCTTGTTGGTTAAAGAGATAGAACATCTCTTAAAGATAGATTATGTTCCTATTCCTGACTGTAAAAATAAATGGACTTCTGAAGTGATTGCATTTAAGAAAGGCATCAAACGCAAAATTAGCCCCAGTATGAAACCCAAATTAGAGCTAGAATTCAAGGAAATATACACCGATGCCAAAGAAATTGTAGAAGCAGAATATACAATCAGTCTTCCTGAAGAATGTCCCTATAATCTCAATCAATTACTGAGTTAGTCTTCTGTGGGGGAAACCTTATAAATTGTCAAGCATTTAAATTATTTATTGAAGGGTGATACCATTTCTGAAAAATCAAACTACAGTCTTTGATCCGTCAGGTAACGCATCCTACAATTTGAGCGAGAAGATTGTGTAGCTAAAATTTTTAGAATTGGTATAAAGATTAATAATAGAAATACAGTTAATCCCCAAGGGACAAACATCACTAGGGGATTGAAAACCATTTACTCTTTGAGGATAATATCATGAGTCAATCACCGGTAACAGTTACTTATACATTAGAAGAAATTTTAAAGCAGATGAACCAGAAGCTAGACAAGCTAGGGGAGAAAGTAGATCATTTTACTGTCGAAGTAGCAACGGTTAAAACTAAGGTTGAGTCTCTAGAGAATGACGTTAAAGAATTAAAAAGCACTCAAAAGAATCAAATTGGGTCATTAATTGCCTTGTCGTTTACAGCAGTATTAGGGTTGCTAGGAACAATTGCAACCGTCGCCGTTAGGCTATTTTCTCAAAATTTCTTAAGCTAACTATTTAGGGTAGGCAAGTTCTACCCGATTATTCAATCTGTAATCAATCAATCTTATTAAAAGGCTCACATATTGACCACATTAAACCACTGTCCAAATATCCTAACTTAGCTTTAGAGACCACTAATTTACAGATCACTTCTTCGGATTGCAATCTATCTAAACATGATACTCAATAAAGAGTTTATAATCTAGCTCAGGCAATACTTTTAAGGATTTTTTTATTAAAATAAATAGAAGATATTCAACAGATATTCTCTCTCTAGATAGATGAATATCTACCTTTTGACATAGAAAAATTATCTCCCCTGACAGAAGCACACCTATTATGAAATTTTGTAAACTTGGGGTGTAAATTAGACTACTGAGGAAAAATTAGTTTAATCAATTGACCTAAAAATAGAGTTCTAGTTAGTGATTTTATCATGATCAATTTATTAGAAAGTAATACTTATGATATAACCCTTGGTCTGTTCATAGGAGCATTAGGGGTAATTGGGACTTTTCTACTTCCTAAAGTAGCCCAAGTCTTAATTAATAAAATAATTTCACCCCCCATTAAAGACATATATCTCAATGTTGCTGC belongs to Gloeothece citriformis PCC 7424 and includes:
- a CDS encoding MBL fold metallo-hydrolase; amino-acid sequence: MKLLFLGSGSAFTVGSNNFQSNLLLITEDNKKLLIDCGSDIRFSLHEIGLSYADITDIYISHLHSDHIGGLEYIGLCSKFDPRCEKPNLYVSKDIVSDLWDRSLSGGMRFVEGDIKNLNSFFEVYPLKNRGYFVWENVKFHVVKVTHINTGYFIMPTYGLFFELNNTKILLTTDTQLCLDMLEEYYTQADIIFHDCETSKFPTSVHAHYQELISLPPSIKQKMWLYGYQPGELPNAETDGFCGFVNKGQVFEF
- a CDS encoding DUF29 domain-containing protein, with the translated sequence MSELNTYEQDFYQWTIEQAKAINERNWNSLDRENLKEEIEALGRSEYNAVVSLLVKEIEHLLKIDYVPIPDCKNKWTSEVIAFKKGIKRKISPSMKPKLELEFKEIYTDAKEIVEAEYTISLPEECPYNLNQLLS
- a CDS encoding hemolysin XhlA family protein yields the protein MSQSPVTVTYTLEEILKQMNQKLDKLGEKVDHFTVEVATVKTKVESLENDVKELKSTQKNQIGSLIALSFTAVLGLLGTIATVAVRLFSQNFLS
- a CDS encoding HNH endonuclease, translated to MCNQSILLKGSHIDHIKPLSKYPNLALETTNLQITSSDCNLSKHDTQ